The following nucleotide sequence is from Coffea eugenioides isolate CCC68of chromosome 10, Ceug_1.0, whole genome shotgun sequence.
GCCTCTGATTGGATCTTAAAATGCCATTATAGAGAGCTGAGAGTGAATATGTACAGCCCCCAATGACATATTTGAAATCTCCAAACAATTTTCTTCTCTCAAGTGGCCCAGAAGGATGACCCCACACCAGTATCGCATGAATGGCCATCATATTATAGAGgttaataaaaaatgaaagctTCTCCTCCCTTGGCATATCATGTAATTCCACTCTTTGAAGCTCCTCAATTATCCTCAAGTACCTAGCAGGTGTGTGCTTTTAGCAGTCAAGGCCAAGGTTTACTTCAGGCCAATAGAAGATAAATATTCAAATTATGCAGCAAATCCAAGGGTGCCAACAAACCTTGCAAATTCCTCACTCCCATGGATGCTCCTATAATCAACATGCTTCCGATCTTCTGAAGTGTAAGCTTCTAAGATAGCATAAAACAAAAATCGCAACCTTGATGAAATTTCAATTATGGGCTTTGGCTTGGCTTCAATTACACCCCTTGGTATATTCTGGCATTGGGATACAAGGGGGTCATCATCAAGGAAACGGTACAAGTGACTGCCATCTTCAAACACGTTCTCACTGGGCAAGCACATTATAACAAATCTATAATATGCCATGGGGAGGAAGCTCAAATACAGAAAACATCAAAACAGTTTAGATAACTCACTCGAGAACATGCTGAAAGAAGAGTTTGCTTGCAAGCTTCCGACCAAATTCAACAGCCTACTTATAGCAccagaaaatggaaaattagtGGGTAACAAGATTTAAATCGGAAAGTGCAAGAAAATACACAATTATACTTCCTTTTTTTATCCTTATCTAAGTTCCTCagctctttttctttctttttttttcccacaaTCTAGAAAACAGAGATGAAAACTAGAAGTgcaaattcaataaaattacaGCCAAGTCTTTTATGACCTAACACTTATTAGCTAAAACTTAAAGCCAAAACAATGAGTAAATTACATGGTGAAAAGTAAAGCTTGATGTTAAATATAATGAGaagtaaaaagaaaatccaaaagaaagTCAAAGCTTGTATTCAAATTATTGCAAGAGCTAAGTAGTGATAGATATGAAATAGCCTTATTCCGAACATGTGTCTCCTACCCTCTATAGTGTATTTGCACTGTGGAGGCTATTTGACCAACCATTTATAAAATCTCCAGAATGTTAGTCCCACTGATCACAATATCTTTGAAGAAGGAAAAACAGTGCCTTGGTGTTGCAGATATGTGGACAAGAATTTTAACATAGAGAACTTAATCTGCAAAACACTTGAACTTGGCTCGTTGAGAAAGCCATTGATAGTTATAggcatgaaattcaaaatgttGCAACAATACAATTTTCTATATAAGAAAAACTTAAGCCTAAGGATTTATGTCAAAGCCATATGACAGACATTAAAAGCATGATACAGTTTCCAGGATTGAGAACTTAATAAAGCCATGCACTCTTCAGAACAAGGCCAAAATTTAGAAAcaatgagtgtgtttggatggtAAATTACTTgtgataagttttttttttaaatactgtagcactttttgatgtgatgtatgtgagataaaatgTGGGTGAAGaatgtatttatgatgcaagcaaataaatttgTGCAAATAATCCACTATCCAAATGAACACAATATTTTCTCTAAAATGATGATGGAACCATTAAATCGATTAATGTTTGCAGCAGAAGATAGTATCATAAAGCATTAAGTGCAAAAAACCACGAAGTCAATACAAAGTTTATAGCATGATCAACCAGTGGATATGCTTGGCAAAGGTAAAATGAAAAAGTAACTTACCTCTTCCCTTTCCAAGTATTGATCTTCTGACAAAAAATCCACAGCTTCTAAACCAAGAAAACAGTTAGTGAAACGGCGCATCTTATAAAATCGATCCTTAACAATaatattttctttcatttttcgaGCAATGAGAGCAAGCTCATCGATAGAACCACTGCTAGACAGATCATCTTCAGCAGACAGTGGTGGCAGAGGAGCTTCAAATGATGGTACTTCAGACATGACATATTCAATCTTCTCCTCGAGCTTTCCAGACTCATCCAAACTCCTTAGCTCACTCAAACCACCAATAAGTACTTCGTTAAAGAAAATTTTAGGAACAGAAGATGATCCTGCAATCTTTTCAAGCTCTAACTTTCTTCCAGGGTATACATCGATGTTTATCTCAACGTATCTGagtcttttcctatgaagaaaTTGTCTTGCCTCTTTGCAATCCTGGCATCCTAACCTTGTGTACAATATGATACGTCCTTTCATGGGCAGTGGTTCTGTTATGACTGTTGCATTCCCCACTTGTTCATCCTTATTATCTGCATCAGCCTCACGTGAAATCCCAATTAAGCTCAGGGGATTCCATCCATATCGTTCTACAGTTTTTGGAGAAGACTCATGGGCTGCACTTTCTCTTGAAGAACCTGCAACCTCCTTTTTTTCTCTGTTGCTAATATTATTCTCATGTTCCTCATCAGGATCATCCTGTCCATCATTACTTTTCCCAGAAAGGCGACGCAGAAGCCTGGAGACAGCAACTACACTTTTCTCCTTCACAAAGTTCTTGACAGCCACTGCTTTCTCAGGCCAGGCATATCCTTGTGTCTCTGACTCATTCTCCATGGAACTACCAGATGAACTCCTATTTGGGTCCATACCAGGATGCTCAGTTCCATCGAAGATGggctcttcttcctcttcataAAGAATATCCTCAAGATTCTTGGTTGTTCCTTCTGAATATCCAACCTCCTTTTCACCCAAATTACTGTGTGTCTTTTGACTACCTGCTTCAGTGGCTTCTTCACTACCATTCCGTGATCCTAGTGGTTCTTTCTGCAGTTCAACTATTTCCTCCTCTGACTTTTTACAACGTACAGAATCTACATTCCCGTCCTCTGAAGAGATTTCTTTTCCATCTTCACCTTTCACTAAGTCAGATGGGCCTTTCTCACTCTTGTTAGTTGGAGATTCTATGACATCTTTCTTGGTAGGACTTTCTTTTTCATGTTCATCTATTCGTGTGTCAGGTGCATTTTCCTCCAGCACTTGAGATGCCAAGTTACTATCTAAATGTTGCTCCATATGAAGTCCATTTTCATTGTGTTCTTTAGGAGAATCAGATTTATCACCCTCCTTTCCTGGATTTGAAGAATTAGCTGCCTTTTTCTCAACTGATTCTTCCTTTTCCATGACCAAGCTATATATAAACTCCACCAACTCCTGCTAAGCTAATACTTTCGATTCACTTATCATGAGGTTCACTGGCCAGCAAGACAAAGGTAGCAACAAAAAGCAGCCTGTCAAAATATCACAAAAGCAAACCAAAATAAGTACTAGCAAGATTTTACTTCAATGCATTGGCTAAACCAACCAGAATACAGTTTTCACGCACCACAAACAGTTCATTTCAATGTAATAACAACAAAGGAACTCTTACAAACAGTATCAAATAAATCACATTCCTACTTGAAAGTTATTAGCACTGAGCTAGTGATTCGTCTATAGAAAAAGTATGAGATTTCGGTCATCTATTTCAAAACTTCTGAAAAAAGTGGACATAAATGAAAATCTGACAAAACGAATGTGAAAGGTTCAAATTAAACAAATACTCAGCAAACAAGCTTTCAAAGCTAAGATTAACACTCTAAATCACTGAAGGCTTGAATCTTTTGAAAGTCTGACAAAATTTTAACAGCAAATTGTTGATAATGGCTGTGGTCTCAAGCCAGAACAACGGATTAAACCTTCAAATTAGGGCCACAAAATCCGCAAAGAAGACTAATCCAACACGGAAACTCATAGCTATACCCCAGGAACATGTACAATATCAtgagaaaaaacaaaataaaaatatagaaGCGGAAAGGAACTAagaatatcaaatttaagcaatttTGAACCCCCAAAAAACATAACAATAAGACAAAAAACTATCACCAACTAATGCTTAAGACTTTGCCAACCCAAAAAAGGAAGATAAATATCAAGCATACTTGCAGAACAATTCATATTagctaaaaaaaaatgaaatgacagAAATTTCGTCATATATTCTTATCAAACGCAATGctaaacccaaaaaaattgcGAGATAAAAATTTAACTGAAATAAATTCAGGAAAACGCAACATGCCATGAATTATGGAATGACAAGAAATGAAAGTGGGGGACTCACACTCTCACAGATCTGAGAAAGGATAGCTTGAAAAGTGAGCAGAGGAGATTGAGAATAGAGAGAAATTGAGAGAAAATATTAGGGTGGTAATAAATGTCAATTTGTCGCTGTCTGGTTGGAGTGTGTTTTAGGGGGTCTTCTTTGACAGAAGACGAGGAGAAAAGAGAACACACCCACGCCAGAAGCGGGAACTGGCTTTTATGGTTTCTAGGCATCTTTTGCAATCCACCCCTTCCTTTTAGTCCAGAATTTCAGAAAAAGCCctgcatctttttttttttgttctattAGTAAGATTTTCTTTTAAGTTTCTTCGAAGTTTTTCCTCGTTTTGATCCTTACGTGATATTATGGAAAATGGTAAACAAGGATTAGAGTGACACAATGATGACTATACTATGTTATGGTAACAGATATAAAAGACTAGTAGTCGAACTCAAATTGAGGATGAATTTATTCTTGACATTTCTAAGTCATTTGTGAATGAAATTATATGTTTTTTAAATTTGATGAACACTTTCTTATTGTTCTTAGGGCATTTTCACCCCTTTATAATTCTTTCTTTGTTAATCAAATTCAAATGCATGTCGTATCTTCTATTAAGTAATTTCAAAATGTTTTTATAACATTTTCTACgacattttcatgaaattttttgagatGTGTTATTAAGTACTAAATCAAGAAAGACATGAAGCTCATAATCAAACTCaataagtttttctttttttccccttcaatCAGTAGTGCAAACTTTAGAAGATATTGAGCTATCCAAATGCAATTAACTTATGAAGTCCCAAACTTATTACACTTTTCGTTTGAGCCCATATCCTTTTTCGATTTGGATTGGCAAGTTGCCAGTTGCCAGTTGCCAGTACTATATATTTTGAGTTTTGCTATATTACCTTCCCTATGGACCAGTCAATTTGACTTTCAAACTCAGCAGGACGAGAAATAATAATGCAATAACTTCCAAAAGGGCAAACAAAAATAAAGGTACGAAAGATTTGAGTGGGGTTCGATTAGCTTCCCCTTAATTTTCAACTTACTCTTGATTTCTTTTATGGTTTTAATTTGCCATCTTCAAATTCATCTCTTCTAACAAATTTGTGGAAttttcaattccaaataccaaattttGCTTCAATCATAGTCAATACAAGGGAATAATTAACCATTATTATCACTAACTCCTCGGAACGACTTTGCAATCTTCATGAATATTGAGACTTCATTTTAGATTTGGAAGATGGATGGATTAACTGGTACGAGTGAgagagaaaaataagaagttctGAATTCGAAACCTATCACTtgtaatataaaaaattaaaaaataattcattttagaCTGATGTAAATATGACAGATAAGCACAAAATACAGGTCCAATTCCATGTGCTTGACTTAAAACAAGTTTCCAAATTCCAATAGCGATTCATTATGAGACTATGTATAATTAACAAATGCAATCCATTATTATTTACACGAAAAGTCTTTTCCGTGTGCCTGTATGGC
It contains:
- the LOC113750082 gene encoding uncharacterized protein LOC113750082, coding for MEKEESVEKKAANSSNPGKEGDKSDSPKEHNENGLHMEQHLDSNLASQVLEENAPDTRIDEHEKESPTKKDVIESPTNKSEKGPSDLVKGEDGKEISSEDGNVDSVRCKKSEEEIVELQKEPLGSRNGSEEATEAGSQKTHSNLGEKEVGYSEGTTKNLEDILYEEEEEPIFDGTEHPGMDPNRSSSGSSMENESETQGYAWPEKAVAVKNFVKEKSVVAVSRLLRRLSGKSNDGQDDPDEEHENNISNREKKEVAGSSRESAAHESSPKTVERYGWNPLSLIGISREADADNKDEQVGNATVITEPLPMKGRIILYTRLGCQDCKEARQFLHRKRLRYVEINIDVYPGRKLELEKIAGSSSVPKIFFNEVLIGGLSELRSLDESGKLEEKIEYVMSEVPSFEAPLPPLSAEDDLSSSGSIDELALIARKMKENIIVKDRFYKMRRFTNCFLGLEAVDFLSEDQYLEREEAVEFGRKLASKLFFQHVLDENVFEDGSHLYRFLDDDPLVSQCQNIPRGVIEAKPKPIIEISSRLRFLFYAILEAYTSEDRKHVDYRSIHGSEEFARYLRIIEELQRVELHDMPREEKLSFFINLYNMMAIHAILVWGHPSGPLERRKLFGDFKYVIGGCTYSLSALYNGILRSNQRPPYNLTKPFGIKDKRIKMILPYPEPLVHFALVYGTRSGPALRCYSPGDIDKQLMEAAHNFIRSGGLIVDLDAKTLYISKIFRWYSSDFGKTEVEVLKHGANYLEPEQSQTLLELLSSTQLKLVYQPYDWGLNH